Within the Solirubrobacterales bacterium genome, the region AGGATCCCGAGCGGCGAGCGCTGGCCATCGTCGAAGCGACCACCCACTTCAACGACGCAGAGCGCGTAGCCGCCGCCTCGATGGAGCTGGGAGAGCCGATGCGCGGCGACGACATCGCACAGCTTGCGGCCGAGGGAGAGCTGCTGCAGCAGCGCGGGGTCTGAGCATGTCTGTGAACACCCTGCCGTCGCCCGAGCTTCGGGAGGCGGCTCGACTACGAATCGGCGTGCTGGCCAGCCAGGGCGACTTCGCGGCCCATGCGGCGATGCTCGCCTCGCTCGGCGCGACTGCGGTCGAGGTGCGAACCTCCGAAGAGCTCCGCGACCTGGACGGGCTCGTGATTCCGGGCGGCGAGAGCACCACGATCGCGAAGGCGATCGAACGCGACGGGCTCGAATCCGCGATTCGCGCCCACGCCGCGTCCGGCCGTCCGATCCTGGGAACCTGCGCCGGCATGATCATCTGCGACCGGGAGCACCTGGGGCTCGTGGACGCCGTGGCCCGCCGGAACGCCTTCGGCCGCCAGATCGCCAGCTTCGAGGTTGAGCTCGAGGTCAGCGGGCTTGGCCCCGACCCGATGCGCGCGGTGTTCATCAGGGCCCCGTGGATAGCGGACTACGGCGACGAGGTCGAGGTGCTGGCCAGTCACGACGGCCACCCGGTGGTCGTCCGCCAGGATCGGACCGTGCTGAGCGCCTTTCACCCGGAGCTGACCGACGACTCCCGCCTACACGCGCTGCTGATGGCACTCGCCACGTCCCAGCGAACGAGCGACGTCGGCCCTCGAACGACGAGCCACAAATCATGAGGGACCCTCGCGTCGACAACCTGGCCCGGATCCTGGTCCAGTACTCGACCTCGGTCACGGAGGGGG harbors:
- the pdxT gene encoding pyridoxal 5'-phosphate synthase glutaminase subunit PdxT, whose amino-acid sequence is MSVNTLPSPELREAARLRIGVLASQGDFAAHAAMLASLGATAVEVRTSEELRDLDGLVIPGGESTTIAKAIERDGLESAIRAHAASGRPILGTCAGMIICDREHLGLVDAVARRNAFGRQIASFEVELEVSGLGPDPMRAVFIRAPWIADYGDEVEVLASHDGHPVVVRQDRTVLSAFHPELTDDSRLHALLMALATSQRTSDVGPRTTSHKS